One Leishmania major strain Friedlin complete genome, chromosome 29 DNA segment encodes these proteins:
- a CDS encoding hypothetical protein (previous protein_id=AAZ09554.1) yields MRCSASTQQLLDELAARERRVLQQLRDLSGVKVSPIAPSRPCASLSMTPERLNAASTHPASSTPLPQLLPSPLATTEHEEYQVKTPSWCQQGSCHHDVHHPPRGTVGNLERDLQRLQYLLRHSSLTGTQAAIADAGDENGSEATNAQQSQQHLSMTHRDDGAAVAREKRTREARRPNLSASPVTPEVKRDRREMEAYYAPPPPLTPLPSHAEASLQHSGGGSTSPARCSAVLSMDDEPRDEAVALASDALAHFSHVAAGLVTSGVENPFRRANTTMFPGRCSAKTVGGLQASPYREPDDTVPREAHNRQGVTSAVVPSTGEWRRSPVRWFSSFAPTATSISKDAPRCEWREEGEEEVTMLCASALDTWAAHRSAHRVPHETASFDSASIATSPPPARTSRDSRPPVSPSRPGELSDIHATPHPALPSTNSPPRVPARSPSPFGETCQLAVSTAGLTFLTPTLDEDGAAQPFAATLRAQAATPQETLHSANGQHGCRVSVEPQTSCVASALPSGAMRTTSSTLKAFYARQSSAGALMTPSWEEATR; encoded by the coding sequence ATGCGTTGCAGCGCGTCTACGCAGCAACTCCTCGATGAGCTCGCCGCGCGAGAGCGACGAGTCCTGCAGCAGTTGCGCGATCTCTCCGGTGTGAAGGTGTCCCCAATCGCACCTAGCCGGCCCTGCGCAAGCTTGTCGATGACCCCGGAGCGACTTAACGCCGCTTCAACACACCCGGCATCGTCGACACCCCTACCGCAActgcttccctctcctttggCTACCACCGAGCACGAGGAGTATCAAGTGAAGACGCCGTCATGGTGCCAGCAGGGCAGCTGCCACCATGACGTCCACCACCCCCCTCGTGGGACTGTGGGCAACCTGGAGCGAGACCTTCAGCGACTTCAGTACCTACTGCGGCACAGTTCGCTGACGGGGACGCAGGCAGCGATTGCGGACGCAGGCGACGAGAACGGCTCTGAGGCGACCAACGCACAacagtcgcagcagcatctcTCGATGACGCACAgagacgacggcgctgcagtggcACGTGAGAAGAGGACACGCGAAGCGCGGCGGCCCAACTTGAGTGCATCCCCGGTGACGCCGGAGGTGAAGCGCGACCGACGAGAGATGGAGGCCTACTacgctccaccgccgcctctgaCGCCTCTTCCATCGCACGCAGAGGCGTCTCTGCAGCATTCAGGCGGCGGCTCAACCTCTCCAGCGCGATGCAGTGCGGTGCTCAGCATGGACGATGAGCCCCGCGACGAGGCTGTGGCGCTCGCCAGTGACGCTCTAGCACACTTCTCTCACGTCGCTGCGGGGTTGGTAACCAGCGGTGTAGAAAACCCGTTTAGAAGGGCGAATACGACTATGTTTCCTGGACGGTGCTCAGCAAAGACTGTAGGCGGCTTGCAAGCAAGCCCCTACCGTGAGCCAGACGACACGGTGccgagagaggcacacaatCGGCAGGGCGTCACCTCTGCCGTGGTCCCCTCGACTGGTGAGTGGCGACGCTCTCCGGTGCGGTGGTTTTCTTCTTTTGCCCCCACGGCGACTTCAATTTCGAAGGACGCGCCCCGATGCGAGTGGcgcgaggaaggggaggaggaggtgacgatgctctgtgcgtctgcgttgGACACATGGGCTGCGCATCGCTCGGCGCATCGCGTGCCTCACGAGACAGCCAGTTTCGACTCGGCTTCCATTGCGACCTCTCCACCGCCGGCGAGGACATCTCGGGATTCACGTCCACCTGTGTCGCCTTCTCGTCCCGGAGAGCTATCGGATATCCACGCAACTCCGCACCCAGCCCTGCCGAGCACCAACTCGCCCCCACGCGTACCAGCGCGGTCCCCGTCTCCCTTTGGCGAAACCTGTCAACTCGCCGTTTCCACTGCCGGTCTCACCTTCCTCACACCTACCCTTGACGAGgacggagctgcgcagccctTTGCTGCCACGTTACGGGCGCAAGCTGCAACGCCGCAAGAGACTTTGCACAGCGCTAACGGCCAACACGGCTGCAGAGTATCGGTGGAGCCTCAGACTTCGTGCGTTGCATCCGCCTTGCCGAGCGGTGCCATGCGAACCACCTCGTCTACGCTGAAGGCGTTCTACGCCCGACAGtccagcgccggcgccctAATGACACCGTCGTGGGAAGAGGCTACCCGGTAG
- a CDS encoding putative kinesin (previous protein_id=AAZ09553.1) has product MASRPSCSISGSFQPTPSILGAQEEKVRVAVRCRPPNAAHGEHSDDIIVSMNPSANEVYLLDQEAAPWRLDMPLWSCSGVALDGSHAVSQAGVYEAVGRPLLQHALDGYNSTLMAYGQTGSGKTYTMMGDHRDNEGGEGAGLIPRMCRDLFHELNNRSFTAPSGERLSWEVHVRYVEVYCEKISDLLNCGASVGIREEITPQSATFALVGARRVKVTATDDLLQALAIGNKWRRTAATKLNDRSSRSHALFLIDLTEIISFTEPDGTVASAPSKSLSIRLVDLAGSERVSETGVHGQKLREVKDINLSLFTLGCVIESLSDPKRRGIKPPYRDSVLTKLLRDAFGGNSKTTMVCTISPCEAQRLQTVQTLHYAAKAHRVLNKPTVKEDPSAMELRRANEELVALRRQLDEAQRNGNHYESIEAELREANMRLRREQKEARLRKQVMERREAELAARMRELEDQREAYEAQMQALEGEAERARAQQEKREEELRRAHEMATEYARDRLKEMEEQCVSAEAALRSREEELVKRQRAIEEKMRAAEASSRCRIDELQRQQKDMENALKEKERLASMHEREMRHKYKQAEADLRAMEKRNFQMEEEWSAKVRALEATAKQREEDVAQRIREAQGAQCRAEAAARRKEEELQRKWIEVDNEARRLQSEVAAKEAELKRCVQEANRSTEQREEELNERLRKAEYELSRRERETAQKLLEVEALRQSTELQSETTRARERTMKEAHNVRTESLQALEAQLQQRQEELRTQFDEVMQMKRAWNAQHVEQRQKLQAEHEAALQAVKQWETDVSQREMELRRQNDELAGKLRAQEMQLEKQQMLLLADKNEFETTMQRERRAMLRTREEIQLAQDRNDVDCKMRHDKLREWETELRDRRAEMEATQREREAMLRQKEMALAALQDATMAKEVELYQAQERLKAEQADLQRVAKGTETERGRLQANYTRLQGCDMRLGGVADHSVFDSGALDDVRMSAEYMACHGHAESSADVLNRREQRYFCAFESMYRANILAEERIEFRSLVRSNQLEARDIQRCVQVMRMQEVTSALQAKLNAALSESKAAESRATASQGQVETLRGELESLRRQALEVKVQTGSAVAAAQFAEAQVRQLRIEAYEADAKHRDREQECQSAVIKAQSAATAAAHSQGLLHQLAMRVLLACEEEQRSLLERHQTSELQSLHLLQISDQRVLDRESAIRKWQSLYRRCSEGNALTKAKDDAARQRLADEEAQRLRNLQHSGDVLARREDCLAAERERFEQRVLNFESYQRAQMTELSRQEQEVKGYLLELEEMDQRKMREYAERERRLVEMAEHLKMRQACINTNAQELFQSLLQRSVEQQSALAEAHEELERVSLQRTKYMTLERQLIEQAQRGNADAIQQLVKLHEEHVESEKHQLKRRARRLEEEEAHNKQRLAEQEAEIHRYLLDIEAEDVRRNALSHQGQELMRKAEERLSKAQFKEAALRDLARQIHLEAMESEEQARTMETTLRRKEKSTREKLKHRKVELEQLQRAASCAAEHNEQTLLDMEADLLAIVNKNKDAEHVIKTREAEIERQKMYYMELSKVLAERDEMLRKEHALRLCGKKNAGSLAKDLLDVNDALRKQVSTWKQKFDVLLSEGKIECEKCSWKNKRDTTMCMCCGHAGLLELSQTC; this is encoded by the coding sequence ATGGCCTCGCGGCCAAGCTGCAGCATTTCCGGCAGTTTCCAGCCCACACCCAGCATCCTGGGTGCacaggaggagaaggtgcgcgtCGCGGTGCGGTGCCGTCCTCCGAATGCGGCCCACGGGGAGCACAGTGATGACATCATCGTGTCTATGAACCCGTCGGCGAACGAGGTGTACCTGCTGGACCAGGAGGCTGCGCCGTGGCGTCTGGACATGCCGCTGTGGTCGTGCTCTGGCGTGGCCCTCGACGGTTCACATGCGGTATCGCAGGCTGGCGTGTACGAGGCGGTTGGGCGGCCACTTCTGCAGCACGCACTTGACGGCTACAACAGCACGCTCATGGCGTACGGGCAGACAGGTAGCGGCAAGACCTACACGATGATGGGCGACCACCGCGATAAcgaaggcggcgaaggggccGGCCTTATTCCCCGCATGTGCCGCGACCTTTTCCACGAGCTGAACAACCGCTCCTTCACCGCCCCCAGCGGCGAACGCCTCAGCTGGGAGGTGCACGTGCGATACGTCGAGGTATACTGTGAGAAGATCAGCGACCTCCTCAACTGTGGCGCGTCGGTCGGCATTCGCGAAGAGATCACACCGCAGAGCGCCACTTTCGCTCTGGTCGGTGCTCGCCGTGTCAAGGTAACCGCCACAGATGACCTTCTGCAGGCGCTTGCAATCGGCAACAAGTGGCgccgcacggcggccacgAAGCTGAATGACCGCAGTAGTCGCAGCCACGCTCTCTTTCTGATTGACTTGACGGAGATCATTTCTTTCACTGAGCCTgacggcaccgtcgccagCGCACCGAGCAAGAGCCTCAGTATTCGCCTTGTCGACTTGGCCGGGAGCGAGCGGGTGAGTGAGACAGGGGTGCACGGGCAGAAGCTGAGGGAGGTAAAGGACATcaacctctctctcttcacccTTGGCTGCGTGATCGAGTCCCTCTCTGACCCCAAGCGGCGCGGCATCAAGCCACCGTATCGTGACAGCGTGCTGACGAAGCTCCTTCGAGATGCCTtcggcggcaacagcaaaACAACAATGGTTTGCACAATTAGTCCTTGCGAAGCGCAGCGCTTGCAGACGGTGCAGACGCTCCACTATGCAGCCAAAGCGCACCGTGTGTTGAACAAGCCTACCGTCAAGGAGGACCCGTCCGCTatggagctgcgccgcgccaaCGAAGAGcttgtggcgctgcggcgccagctGGATGAAGCGCAGCGCAACGGCAACCACTACGAGTCCATCGAGGCGGAGCTGAGGGAGGCAAACATGCGGCTGCGCCGAGAGCAGAAGGAAGCGAGGCTGCGCAAGCAGGTGATGGAGAGGCGTGAGGCGGAGCTAGCTGCTCGGATGCGGGAGCTGGAGGACCAGCGTGAGGCCTACGAGGCTCAGATGCAGGCGCTCGAGGGCGAGGCCGagcgagcgcgtgcgcagcaggagaagcgcgaggaggagctgcgtcgGGCACACGAAATGGCCACCGAATACGCGCGTGACCGACTCAAAGAGATGGAGGAGCAGTGCGTCTccgccgaggcagcgctgcgctccagagaggaggagcttGTGAAGAGGCAGCGTGCCATCGAGGAGAAGATGCgggcagcagaggcgagCTCGCGGTGCCGCATTGATGAgttgcagcggcagcagaaggaCATGGAGAACGCgctgaaggagaaggagcggtTGGCCTCGATGCACGAGCGCGAGATGCGCCACAAGTACAAGCAGGCCGAGGCGGATCTCAGGGCCATGGAGAAGCGTAACTTCCAGATGGAGGAAGAGTGGTCAGCCAAGGTCAGGGCCCTCGAGGCGACTGCGAAGCAACGAGAGGAGgatgtggcgcagcgcattcGTGAGGCGCAGGGGGCGCAATGCAGGgccgaggccgcggcgcgtcggaaggaggaggagctgcagcggaaGTGGATCGAAGTGGACAATGAGGCACGGCGGCTGCAAtccgaggtggcggcgaaggaggcaGAGCTGAAACGGTGCGTGCAGGAGGCGAACCGCAGCacggagcagcgcgaggaggagctcaaCGAGCGTCTACGCAAAGCAGAGTACGAGCTCAGCCGTCGTGAGCGCGAGACAGCGCAGAAGCTGCTCGAGGTAGAGGCACTTCGACAATCGACTGAGCTGCAGTCGGAGACGACCCGCGCGAGGGAACGCACGATGAAGGAGGCCCACAACGTCCGCACCGAGTCCCTGCAGGCTCTTGAGgcgcagcttcagcagcgccaagaggagctgcgcacgcagtTCGATGAGGTGATGCAGATGAAGAGAGCATGGAATGCGCAGCACGTGGAGCAGAGGCAGAAGCTACAAGCAGAGCACGAGGCTGCCCTGCAAGCTGTGAAGCAATGGGAGACTGACGTCTCTCAGCGGGAGatggagctgcgccggcaaAACGATGAACTTGCTGGCAAACTACGAGCGCAGGAGATGCAGCTagagaagcagcagatgctgctgctggcggatAAGAACGAGTTCGAAACGACGATGCAGCGGGAGAGGCGTGCGATGCTTCGCACGAGAGAGGAGATACAGCTCGCCCAGGATCGCAACGACGTGGACTGCAAAATGCGGCATGATAAGCTGCGCGAGTGGgagacggagctgcgcgaccgcCGTGCCGAGATGGAGGCGACGCAGAGGGAGCGTGAAGCGATGCTGCGGCAGAAGGAGATGGCGCTGGCTGCGCTGCAGGATGCGACGATGGCAAAGGAGGTGGAGCTCTATCAGGCACAGGAACGCCTCAAGGCAGAGCAGGCAGACCTGCAGCGCGTTGCCAAGGGGACCGAGACGGAGCGAGGACGCTTGCAGGCAAACTACACACGCCTGCAGGGGTGTGATATGCGACTAGGTGGCGTCGCCGACCACAGCGTCTTTGACTCCGGCGCGCTCGACGACGTGCGCATGTCCGCCGAGTACATGGCATGCCACGGTCACGCCGAATCGTCCGCCGATGTGTTGAACCGACGAGAGCAGCGGTACTTCTGCGCTTTTGAGAGCATGTACCGCGCCAACATCCTGGCCGAGGAGAGGATAGAGTTTCGCAGCTTGGTCCGCAGCAACCAGCTGGAGGCTCGCGACATACAGCGGTGCGTCCAGGTGATGCGGATGCAGGAGGTGACAagcgcgctgcaggcgaagcTGAACGCGGCCTTGAGCGAGTCCAAGGCTGCTGAGTCGAGGGCAACCGCATCACAAGGGCAGGTGGAGACTCTGAGAGGTGAGCTGGAGAGCTTACGGCGGCAGGCCCTTGAGGTGAAGGTGCAGAcgggcagcgccgtcgccgccgcccaatttgcggaggcgcaggtgcgccaGCTGCGGATCGAGGCCTACGAAGCTGACGCAAAGCACCGCGATCGCGAGCAGGAGTGCCAGTCCGCCGTGATCAAGGCGcagagcgccgccaccgctgctgctcacagCCAGGGCCTCCTCCACCAGCTGGCgatgcgcgtgctgctggcgtgcgaggaggagcagcgcagcctACTCGAGCGCCATCAGACCAGCGAACTCCAGTCGCTGCATCTCTTGCAGATATCCGACCAGCGCGTACTGGATCGCGAAAGTGCCATCCGCAAGTGGCAGTCACTCTACCGTCGTTGCAGCGAGGGGAACGCATTGACGAAGGCCAAGGACGacgccgcgcggcagcgactcgcggacgaggaggctCAGCGCTTGCGCAATCTCCAGCACAGCGGCGATGTGCTCGCACGCAGAGAGGATTGCCTAGCCGCAGAGCGGGAGCGGTTTGAGCAACGTGTGCTCAACTTTGAGAGCTACCAGCGCGCACAGATGACGGAGCTGTCGCGGCAGGAGCAAGAGGTAAAGGGATACTTGCTGGAACTGGAAGAGATGGATCAGCGCAAGATGCGCGAGTACGCggagcgcgagcggcgcCTCGTGGAGATGGCGGAACACCTCAAGATGCGGCAGGCCTGTATTAACACCAACGCTCAGGAACTGTTTCAGTCTCTGCTTCAGCGATCCGTGGAGCAGCAGTCGgcgctggcagaggcgcatGAGGAGCTCGAGCGCGTTAGTTTGCAGCGTACCAAGTACATGacgctggagcggcagctcaTTGAGCAGGCACAGCGCGGCAACGCGGATGCCATACAGCAGCTGGTGAAACTGCACGAGGAGCACGTCGAGTCGGAGAAACATCAGCTAAAGCGACGAGCTCGCaggctggaggaggaggaggcgcacaacAAGCAGCGTCTGGCTGAGCAAGAGGCGGAGATTCACCGCTACCTGCTCGATATCGAGGCGGAGGATGTTCGCCGAAACGCGCTCTCACACCAAGGCCAGGAGCTGATGCGAAAGGCCGAGGAGCGTCTGTCCAAGGCGCAGTTTAAGGAGGCTGCGTTGCGCGACCTGGCCCGCCAAATCCACCTCGAGGCTATGGAGTCAgaggagcaggcgcgcaCAATGgagacgacgctgcggcgaAAGGAAAAGTCCACTCGCGAGAAGCTCAAGCACCGAAAggtggagctggagcagctgcagcgcgcagcgagcTGTGCAGCCGAGCACAACGAGCAGACGCTACTGGACATGGAGGCGGACTTGTTGGCGATTGTGAACAAGAACAAGGATGCCGAGCATGTCATCAAGACGCGCGAGGCGGAAATCGAGCGGCAGAAGATGTACTACATGGAACTCTCCAAGGTGTTGGCTGAGCGCGATGAGATGCTCAGGAAGGAGCACGCACTGCGCCTATGCGGCAAGAAGAACGCCGGCTCGCTGGCTAAGGACCTACTTGACGTCAACGACGCTCTGCGCAAGCAGGTGTCGACGTGGAAGCAGAAGTTCGACGTCCTTCTTTCGGAGGGCAAGATTGAGTGCGAGAAGTGCTCGTGGAAGAACAAGCGAGACACAACGATGTGCATGTGCTGTGGGCACGCGGGCTTGCTAGAGTTGTCGCAGACGTGTTGA
- a CDS encoding conserved hypothetical protein (previous protein_id=AAZ09555.1), with the protein MEELPAPSPAASTAPTQVNVEFLSDDALVPSPKVLIGTTDEGGRAPRNRESRRIQFLDDGKLFEGHFTVQSRNLKSIIQYLVDRQSEQDVIIHDLQKQVHVLRSRHLKAKQRAGGDGEMWLRAAAASGKSASGRGVEDRVKRIEQFLQLWGVRLGDVAKLVEEYGDPVITPDAYTSYLVDLPAFRFTRRETRAFVISASEQSSISAAAAAASDTATRRRHNSPSTRETGSAGSSSDTERKCDDGATETALEKATTALKKAEMLLEELRSIPARPPPSSSKARRAETSAPNPDKGGSGGSGGAIDHEARADIEELGDYVIRRFQELEAKSMMTSATVARAAAAPRAEKGGGSSVGGGGAAAAKAATARPKQVPTKKPVANTALPTPALEPPPLPHMVPGEVIDTIAREDAATSLDLLEELEVTMERRFKEVNSALANIALRTASMAKNSSSSAPSVAEPEKQQQQRSGSSSSRNPSSRARSPFSGKRGDSNAEPKPVVEDIEAEVEEACVSASASHAPSSTSKVLRPPKGKAKQTASNPAEPLIPSVGVDQVAREETAALSDRVGDLEEELLERWQAMEERLRIIGRAAMKQSASNVAAGPGGTAVTAVNRAPVVDRKAREDAALSLMRLQQLEKELAQLKRQWASADASARSAFGNADPPAGANETILTTPAVSMEPSAPLRDTYDSKVADLEKEVAQRMADVNEAIAQLRGGAMRATPGRDAAVSAARVTNGTGRGDALSDLNTLAWIASLAPPAESLAILPDQPQVHQSEVTSTSPLPAQNHLTLRAIDADALPGVAAEGRLPEVDTSRRAETYQSVLALGYSRNTDVDLFTAYPMGSSSSGAKRTAISRLRPPDAPTFGTHLVERAMVDLPADTAIAAAGEAANVAGKRTSVQSSAAAAAPLVADGQREAAVAAKSYLENRTFSVSPPPGAPKGGITRVRMSEVRGVSPAAPSVPHQHLREALVHTEPCLVVNCAWCDTEKAAEPTLT; encoded by the coding sequence ATGGAGGAATTACCCGCGCCATCGCCTGCTGCGTCGACAGCGCCGACTCAGGTTAATGTAGAGTTTTTGAGCGATGACGCTTTGGTGCCGTCCCCCAAGGTGCTGATCGGCACTACCGACGAAGGTGGCCGTGCTCCTCGCAACCGCGAAAGCCGGCGCATTCAATTCCTCGACGACGGTAAGCTCTTCGAGGGCCACTTCACCGTCCAGTCGCGCAATCTCAAGAGCATTATCCAGTACCTGGTGGACCGGCAAAGCGAGCAGGATGTCATCATCCACGATTTGCAGAAGCAAGTGCACGTGCTGCGCAGTCGCCACCTGAAAGCCAAGCAGCGGGCGGGAGGGGATGGCGAAATGTGGCTGCGggctgcagccgcctccgGAAAGTCCGCCTCTGGGCGTGGTGTGGAGGACCGTGTGAAGCGCATCGAGCAGTTCCTGCAGCTGTGGGGCGTGCGCCTCGGGGATGTCGCGAAGCTTGTCGAGGAGTACGGCGATCCTGTTATCACCCCCGACGCGTACACCTCGTACTTAGTGGATCTGCCAGCGTTTCGCTTCACTCGTCGCGAGACGCGTGCTTTCGTGATCAGTGCCAGCGAGCAGTCCAGCATtagcgccgcggcagccgcagccagTGACACGGcgacgcgtcggcgccacaACAGCCCGTCAACGCGGGAAACGGGCTCGGCTGGCTCTTCCTCCGATACTGAAAGGAAGTGCGACGACGGCGCTACGGAAACAGCACTCGAGAAGGCAACTACCGCCCTCaagaaggcggagatgctcTTGGAAGAGCTACGCAGCATTCCggcgcggccaccgccgtcatCCTCCAAGGCCCGCCGAGCCGAGACTTCGGCACCGAATCCGGACAAGGGCGGCTCtggcggtagcggcggcgcaaTAGACCACGAGGCCCGCGCAGACATCGAGGAACTTGGCGACTACGTGATACGCCGCTTCCAGGAGCTAGAGGCGAAGTCGATGATGACGTCAGCAACGGTGGCCagggccgctgctgcgccgcgagcagagaagggcggtggcagcagtgtgggcggtggcggggccgctgctgcaaaGGCTGCCACAGCGCGTCCGAAGCAAGTGCCAACGAAAAAGCCGGTCGCGAACACCGCCTTGCCCACGCCTGCGCTGGAGCCTCCTCCGTTGCCGCACATGGTTCCTGGTGAAGTGATCGACACCATTGCCCGCGAGGACGCTGCGACGTCCCTTGACCTGCTagaggagctggaggtgACAATGGAGCGTCGGTTCAAGGAGGTGAACAGCGCCCTTGCGAACATTGCGCTGCGCACTGCCTCCATGGCAaagaacagcagcagtagTGCCCCTTCTGTGGCAGAGCCcgaaaagcagcagcagcagcggtccGGCTCCTCGTCGTCAAGGAACCCGTCGAGCAGGGCACGGTCGCCGTTCTCAGGCAAGCGGGGCGACAGTAACGCTGAGCCGAAACCAGTGGTGGAGGATAtcgaggcggaggtggaggaggcctGTGTGTCGGCGTCCGCGTCTCATGCGCCATCCTCAACATCCAAAGTGCTTCGCCCACCCAAAGGCAAAGCAAAGCAGACGGCTAGCAACCCTGCTGAACCTCTCATCCCAAGCGTTGGGGTCGATCAGGTGGCCagggaggagacggcggcccTCTCAGACCGGGTCGGCGACCTCgaagaggagctgctggagcggtgGCAGGCGATGGAAGAGCGGCTACGCATCATAGGCAGAGCCGCTATGAAGCAGAGCGCGTCCAACGTCGCTGCAGGGCCGGGCGGCACAGCTGTCACGGCGGTGAACCGCGCCCCTGTTGTGGACCGCAAAGCCCGTGAGGACGCTGCCCTTTCCCTCATGCGGCTacagcagctggagaaggagctggcgcagctgaagcgGCAGTGGGCCTCCGCAGATGCCTCCGCCAGGTCTGCCTTTGGCAATGCCGACCCGCCTGCAGGCGCAAACGAAACGATACTCACCACGCCGGCCGTATCTATGGAACcgagcgcgccgctgcgggaCACGTATGACAGCAAAGTTGCGGacctggagaaggaggtggcgcagcggatGGCGGATGTAAATGAGGCCATTGCGCAGCTAAGAGGCGGGGCCATGCGTGCCACCCCCGGCCGTGACGCCGCTGTCTCGGCGGCGCGAGTCACGAATGGCACTGGTCGAGGGGACGCGCTCTCCGATCTCAACACGCTGGCGTGGATCGCCTCCTTGGCACCGCCAGCGGAGAGCCTCGCAATTCTGCCAGATCAGCCGCAAGTGCATCAATCAGAGGTCACTTCAACCTCTCCTTTACCGGCTCAAAACCATCTGACCTTACGTGCGATCGACGCCGATGCGCTTCCCGGTGTAGCGGCAGAGGGCCGCTTGCCAGAGGTGGACACGTCGCGGCGTGCTGAGACGTATCAGTCGGTGCTGGCACTCGGCTACAGCAGAAACACTGACGTGGACCTCTTCACCGCCTACCCTatgggcagcagctcctctgGGGCGAAGCGCACAGCTATCAGCCGCCTACGCCCTCCCGACGCGCCAACGTTTGGCACCCATCTTGTAGAGCGTGCTATGGTTGACTTGCCGGCAGACACCGCGATAGCCGCTGCCGGGGAGGCGGCCAATGTGGCGGGAAAACGCACTTCTGTGCAGAgtagcgccgccgctgccgcgcctctTGTTGCCGATGGGCAGCGTGAAGCAGCCGTCGCAGCTAAATCATATCTGGAAAACCGAACTTTCTCCGTCTCTCCACCACCCGGGGCTCCCAAGGGCGGCAttacgcgtgtgcgcatgtcgGAGGTGAGGGGCGtgtcgccagcagcgccgagcgTACCACATCAGCACCTCCGCGAGGCTCTTGTACACACCGAACCGTGCCTGGTCGTCAACTGTGCGTGGTGCGACACCGAGAAGGCAGCGGAGCCGACCCTCACGTAG